One genomic region from Sparus aurata chromosome 15, fSpaAur1.1, whole genome shotgun sequence encodes:
- the LOC115596960 gene encoding zinc finger MYM-type protein 1-like, with protein sequence MEKKLKRWESGASKLKAKQERDKRHSQLRQSIPNISSFFTASNFKSCGSLNVCGEPAVEDENVDGISDSEEQDRYPADASTSPAHPQRGASPSTETVSVTCPSAAPPACLTRLEGPPDGRGEADDTADDPVTDPADNAADDATDDSRELPVSMSLGPAAPETESEMQEWYETTKDPALWKDTSSDRIKTILIQRGAADFHNCRSTYPASARDRTIGGKNRHFNNDLRYCCLPNGQKVMRDWMMYSPSNGNIYCFACKLFSKSHHQFVEGFSDWKHSERIGDHERSEEHKASMLSLLHRGKGIGTVDVSMATEMEAARQYWREVLKRVVAVIKFLGERGLPFRGDSELLGSSHNGNFLGILELIAQFDPFLSGHINKYGQKGRGSVSYLSSTICEEFIDVMGDKTRQIIAEEIKGAKYFSVVVDSTPDLSHVDQLTFIFRFVNKEGKIVERFLTFEPIESHTGESLAECVVAMVASLGLELSNCRGQSYDNASNMSGKYNGLQTHLKKKNPLIHYVPCAAHSLNLVGVNTIEASSPEAGHYFDTLQSLYNFCSSSTSRWGKVFRKTGINLTLKSLSTTRWSSQAESSKALWKNYSHIKDALEKIAVSDDEKRDTRNEAGALCGKLEQLETAFMAHFWDAILDRFQATSIMLQKSDINILTAVNLLKSLRAFVSSQRDQFDIYEKAALNVTGVNKTYKRDLQRSRKRKTFADEEGANDVSNLHSGRDKFKIETFYVIIDKLVSCLDHRLSAYKHLTEIFGVLFLVETASSSEITEHANTLVSAYPSDLDSGLANELLQFRSFMFPETDKSPSNMLKTILKFGLQSVFPNVYVALRMFLTLPVTNCEGERSFSHLGRIKNELRTSMKQKRLKSLSLLAIESELVRDLDFSDVVEEFARRKARKKVIT encoded by the coding sequence atggaaaaaaaattaaagcgaTGGGAGAGTGGGGCCTCTAAATTAAAAGCGAAACAGGAGAGGGATAAAAGACATTCGCAACTCAGGCAGAGCATTCCTAACATCTCAAGCTTTTTCACCGCATCTAACTTTAAATCTTGTGGGAGCTTAAACGTTTGTGGAGAGCCAGCAGTAGAGGATGAGAATGTTGACGGCATCAGCGACAGTGAAGAGCAGGATCGCTACCCGGCAGATGCCTCCACTTCACCAGCTCATCCACAGCGGGGTGCCTCGCCCTCGACTGAGACAGTGTCAGTCACCTGTCCATCGGCGGCCCCACCCGCCTGTTTGACCCGCCTGGAGGGCCCGCCTGACGGCCGCGGTGAGGCCGATGATACCGCGGATGATCCCGTGACTGATCCCGCGGACAATGCTGCGGATGATGCCACGGATGACAGCAGGGAACTGCCGGTGTCAATGTCGCTGGGACCGGCGGCCCCCGAAACTGAATCAGAAATGCAGGAGTGGTACGAGACGACTAAGGATCCGGCATTGTGGAAAGACACAAGCAGCGACAGGATAAAGACGATTCTTATTCAGAGAGGTGCTGCAGATTTTCATAATTGCAGGTCGACCTACCCAGCTTCTGCCAGGGACAGAACCATTGGAGGTAAAAATCGCCACTTTAACAACGATTTAAGGTACTGCTGTTTGCCAAATGGACAGAAAGTAATGAGAGACTGGATGATGTACTCCCCCTCAAATGGAAATATTTACTGTTTTGCTTGTAAACTTTTCTCTAAGAGTCATCATCAGTTTGTTGAGGGATTTAGTGACTGGAAACATTCAGAACGCATCGGGGACCATGAGAGGAGCGAGGAGCATAAGGCTTCTATGTTATCCTTACTCCACAGGGGCAAGGGCATCGGGACTGTTGATGTTTCTATGGCAACAGAAATGGAAGCAGCAAGGCAATACTGGAGAGAAGTCCTCAAAAGAGTTGTTGCTGTCATAAAGTTCCTGGGGGAGAGAGGGCTTCCATTTAGAGGAGACAGTGAATTGCTGGGGTCATCTCATAATGGGAATTTCCTCGGTATATTGGAACTGATCGCTCAGTTTGATCCATTTTTGTCTGGTCATATAAATAAGTATGGGCAGAAAGGCCGAGGAAGTGTGTCTTACTTGTCATCAACAATTTGTGAGGAATTTATTGATGTCATGGGAGATAAAACGAGACAGATTATTGCAGAGGAAATTAAGGGGGCAAAATACTTCTCTGTTGTTGTAGATTCCACCCCAGACCTTTCACATGTTGACCAACTTACTTTTATTTTCAGGTTTGTAAACAAAGAAGGCAAAATAGTTGAACGTTTTCTGACTTTTGAGCCAATCGAAAGCCATACTGGTGAAAGTTTGGCTGAATGTGTTGTTGCTATGGTTGCCAGTTTAGGCTTAGAGCTGTCAAATTGCAGGGGACAGTCATACGACAACGCAAGTAACATGTCTGGGAAGTACAATGGACTTCAAACAcatctgaagaagaaaaatcctTTAATCCATTATGTTCCATGCGCTGCTCACTCCCTAAATTTAGTTGGAGTCAACACCATTGAGGCCAGCAGCCCCGAGGCTGGACACTACTTTGACACTTTACAGTCTTTGTATAACTTTTGTTCCTCCTCTACAAGTAGATGGGGGAAAGTTTTTCGCAAAACAGGAATAAATTTGACGTTGAAATCTCTCTCAACCACCAGATGGAGCAGTCAAGCAGAATCCAGCAAAGCTCTGTGGAAAAACTATTCACACATAAAAGATGCGCTTGAAAAAATAGCAGTCTCAGATGATGAAAAAAGGGACACTAGAAATGAAGCAGGGGCTCTCTGTGGTAAACTGGAGCAGTTAGAAACAGCATTTATGGCTCATTTCTGGGATGCAATCCTTGACAGATTTCAAGCCACGAGCATAATGTTACAAAAAAGTGACATAAACATTTTGACAGCAGTAAATCTCCTCAAGTCCTTGCGTGCCTTTGTTTCCTCACAACGCGACCAATTTGACATTTATGAAAAAGCAGCATTGAATGTAACAGGTGTTAACAAAACCTACAAGCGTGACCTACAACGAAGTAGAAAGCGTAAAACCTTTGCAGATGAAGAGGGTGCAAATGATGTCAGTAACCTACACAGTGGAAGGGACAAATTCAAAATTGAGACTTTTTATGTCATCATAGACAAACTGGTGAGCTGCCTTGATCATCGCCTCTCTGCTTACAAGCACTTAACAGAAATATTTGGGGTGTTATTTCTGGTTGAAACAGCAAGCAGCAGTGAGATCACAGAGCATGCTAATACACTGGTCAGTGCTTATCCATCAGACTTAGACAGTGGCTTAGCCAACGAGCTCCTGCAGTTCCGATCATTCATGTTCCCTGAGACAGACAAGTCACCCTCAAACATGTTGAAGACCATATTGAAGTTTGGCCTGCAGTCAGTCTTCCCTAATGTTTATGTGGCATTGAGGATGTTCCTCACGTTGCCGGTGACAAACTGTGAAGGGGAGCGCTCATTTTCTCATTTGGGGAGAATCAAAAATGAACTGAGAACGAGCATGAAACAAAAACGCCTGAAGTCTCTATCATTACTGGCAATAGAGTCTGAACTTGTCAGAGACCTGGACTTTAGCGATGTTGTGGAGGAGTTTGCTAGGAGAAAGGCCAGGAAAAAGGTCATTACATAA